A single genomic interval of Terriglobus albidus harbors:
- a CDS encoding OmpA family protein encodes MLLATTTLCLSAIAQTNIPTAMPAHAPFFLEPGPPVQIFRMATISRSTQALNYQHRSGATKVDFKGTELMPLANGQAKVESKRGAIEIEVEFANLQTPTTFGSEYLTYVLWAISPEGRASNLGEVLVGENHRSKLDVTTEFQSFAMLVTAEPYYAVRQPSNVVVLENVIRTDTKATEAVSATYELMERGGYIPTGYTFDPVVLDARVPLEFLEARNAVRIAELEGAGQYANDSFQHALQLMKMADGYVTDKRASKKQLIATSRETVQTAEDARAIAIKNRTEESLAKDRAASMSAQAKSQAQANHATLERDAAQAEAAQSRLNAEQAQQATAQAQDDRAKMRARLSQQLNDVLQTRDSARGLIVNMSDVLFDTGRYSLKSEAREKLAKVSGILLSYTGLSIQVSGYTDNIGGDVMNQELSENRAGAVRDYLVQEGVATGAVSAKGFGSTIPVASNDTSAGRQQNRRVELLVSGDTIGGTTSAMFGGPR; translated from the coding sequence ATGCTTCTTGCTACAACCACCTTATGCCTGAGCGCCATTGCTCAAACCAATATTCCAACAGCCATGCCTGCGCATGCACCTTTCTTTCTTGAGCCCGGCCCTCCTGTTCAGATCTTCCGCATGGCTACTATCAGCCGGAGTACCCAGGCTCTCAACTACCAGCATCGTAGCGGTGCTACGAAGGTAGACTTCAAAGGAACCGAGCTCATGCCTCTGGCGAACGGCCAGGCGAAGGTAGAGAGCAAACGTGGCGCGATTGAGATCGAGGTTGAATTCGCCAATCTGCAGACTCCGACGACCTTCGGCAGTGAGTATCTCACCTATGTTCTGTGGGCCATCTCTCCCGAGGGCAGAGCGTCAAATCTGGGCGAAGTCCTGGTCGGCGAGAATCACCGTAGCAAGCTGGATGTCACCACCGAGTTCCAATCATTCGCGATGCTTGTGACAGCTGAGCCGTATTATGCGGTCCGTCAGCCCAGCAACGTCGTCGTACTCGAAAATGTCATACGGACGGATACCAAGGCAACCGAGGCGGTGAGCGCGACGTACGAACTTATGGAGCGCGGGGGTTATATCCCGACGGGATACACATTTGACCCCGTCGTTCTGGATGCCAGGGTACCCCTGGAATTTCTCGAAGCACGGAATGCGGTGCGCATCGCGGAATTAGAAGGCGCTGGGCAGTATGCCAACGATAGCTTTCAGCATGCACTCCAGCTGATGAAGATGGCAGATGGTTATGTCACGGATAAGCGCGCTTCCAAAAAGCAGCTCATCGCGACCTCCCGCGAGACTGTCCAGACAGCGGAAGACGCACGCGCGATTGCAATTAAGAACAGGACCGAAGAGAGCCTGGCGAAAGATCGGGCTGCTTCGATGAGCGCGCAGGCAAAATCACAAGCGCAGGCAAACCATGCAACGCTCGAGCGGGATGCGGCGCAAGCCGAAGCCGCTCAATCACGCCTGAACGCGGAGCAGGCGCAACAGGCTACCGCTCAGGCGCAGGACGATAGAGCGAAGATGCGTGCTCGCTTATCACAACAGCTAAACGATGTGTTACAGACGCGTGACAGCGCTCGCGGACTCATCGTAAACATGTCAGATGTCTTGTTCGACACTGGCAGATATTCCCTGAAGTCCGAGGCACGCGAAAAACTCGCGAAGGTCTCGGGAATTCTTCTCTCATACACAGGGCTCAGCATTCAGGTGAGTGGCTACACGGACAATATCGGTGGCGATGTCATGAACCAGGAGCTCTCAGAAAACCGTGCCGGAGCAGTCCGGGATTACCTGGTACAGGAGGGCGTAGCAACCGGCGCTGTCAGCGCGAAAGGGTTTGGCAGCACAATCCCCGTTGCTTCGAATGACACTTCCGCCGGGCGCCAGCAGAACCGCCGGGTAGAGCTGCTTGTATCTGGCGATACCATCGGAGGCACTACTAGTGCAATGTTTGGCGGGCCACGCTGA
- a CDS encoding slipin family protein: protein MNSNTVVPVVILGFVFLIWIVKSINILPEYERGVVFRLGRVRKNARGPGIVAIIWPIDRIVRVSLRVVTWVIPPQDVITKDNVSLKVNAVVYFKVVAAVQAIIEVENFRFAVEQAAQTGLRSVLGEVELDDLLSQRETLNTKLQSILDEHTEPWGVKVTRVNVKQVDLPQEMQRAIAAQAEAERERRAKIIAAAGEFQASTKLAEAAAILGREPGAITLRYLRTLVEIGVEKNTTIVFPLPLDLLGGLITKAGIVDSRQAQPIPSSPETQSGS, encoded by the coding sequence ATGAATAGCAATACTGTTGTTCCGGTAGTGATTTTGGGATTCGTGTTTCTGATTTGGATCGTCAAATCGATCAACATCCTGCCAGAGTATGAACGTGGGGTAGTGTTTCGGCTGGGCCGTGTGAGGAAAAATGCGAGAGGCCCGGGCATCGTTGCCATTATTTGGCCGATCGACAGGATAGTCAGGGTATCGCTGCGTGTCGTGACCTGGGTGATTCCGCCCCAGGATGTGATCACAAAAGACAATGTCTCTTTGAAGGTAAATGCAGTCGTCTATTTCAAAGTGGTCGCCGCGGTTCAGGCCATCATCGAAGTCGAGAACTTCCGGTTTGCCGTGGAGCAGGCAGCGCAGACGGGCCTGCGGTCGGTGCTCGGTGAAGTGGAGTTGGACGATCTTCTATCGCAGCGCGAGACGCTGAACACAAAGCTCCAATCGATCCTGGACGAACATACTGAACCATGGGGAGTGAAGGTAACGCGCGTCAATGTAAAGCAGGTAGATCTTCCTCAGGAGATGCAGCGAGCCATCGCCGCTCAGGCAGAAGCAGAGCGTGAGAGAAGAGCAAAGATCATTGCGGCGGCCGGTGAGTTTCAAGCATCCACCAAACTGGCTGAAGCAGCCGCCATTTTGGGCCGTGAGCCCGGCGCCATCACGCTCCGTTATTTGCGGACGCTGGTTGAGATCGGAGTTGAAAAGAACACCACCATCGTCTTTCCGCTTCCGCTTGATCTTCTGGGTGGGTTGATCACAAAAGCGGGTATCGTCGATTCGCGGCAAGCGCAGCCCATTCCGTCGAGTCCGGAAACACAATCCGGTTCATAA
- a CDS encoding alpha/beta fold hydrolase translates to MTVETDTKLEVLDWGGHGRPLVLLAGKGFTAHAFDTFASKLTSGYHVYGITRRGYGKSSVSPPMDENYSAARLGKDVLSVIEQLHLKRPVLAGHSIAGEELSYVGDNAPDSVAGLVYLDAAYAYAFYDPSIGDLTIDYNTLRQQLEQFTALKPMKERKQLLHEIAEGLPRFEKDLAPYRERMEAIPDNAPGPPDTPAVHVDIAIFRGEQKFKGVKCPVLAIYADPHSFGGQFKSNPDALKAAQAKDHMETSAQADAFQRGTPQATVLRIANADHFVFQSNEAEVLQAMNTFIASLPQ, encoded by the coding sequence GTGACCGTGGAAACAGATACAAAACTTGAGGTTCTTGATTGGGGCGGGCATGGACGTCCGCTGGTACTTCTGGCGGGCAAGGGGTTTACGGCGCATGCGTTTGACACCTTTGCCTCCAAACTCACCTCCGGATACCACGTCTACGGGATCACCAGGCGCGGCTACGGCAAGTCCAGCGTTTCGCCGCCTATGGACGAGAACTACTCGGCTGCCCGGCTCGGCAAGGATGTGCTTTCGGTGATCGAACAATTGCACCTGAAACGGCCTGTACTTGCAGGACATTCCATTGCTGGAGAGGAGCTGAGCTACGTTGGAGACAACGCTCCGGATAGCGTTGCCGGCCTCGTGTATCTCGATGCTGCGTATGCATACGCCTTTTACGATCCGTCGATCGGTGATCTGACCATCGATTACAACACGCTACGCCAGCAGCTCGAGCAGTTCACCGCCCTTAAGCCGATGAAAGAACGGAAGCAACTGCTCCATGAGATTGCAGAGGGGTTACCGCGCTTCGAGAAAGACCTTGCACCTTATCGTGAACGGATGGAAGCTATTCCAGATAATGCTCCCGGGCCGCCGGATACTCCCGCGGTGCATGTCGATATTGCCATTTTCCGGGGAGAACAAAAGTTCAAGGGGGTGAAGTGTCCGGTGTTAGCGATTTACGCCGATCCCCACTCCTTCGGTGGCCAGTTCAAGAGCAATCCTGATGCCCTCAAGGCAGCACAGGCGAAAGATCACATGGAGACATCCGCCCAGGCAGATGCCTTTCAGAGAGGCACGCCCCAGGCAACAGTCCTGCGGATCGCGAACGCCGATCATTTCGTCTTCCAGTCGAATGAAGCAGAAGTGCTGCAAGCGATGAACACCTTCATCGCTTCCTTACCGCAGTAG
- a CDS encoding glycosidase has protein sequence MFTRHSGNPILSRSDWPYPINSVFNAGAVRLPDGEVLLLCRVEDRRGLSHLCAARSVNGIDGWRIDEEPTLMANPREYPEEIWGIEDPRITYVPELEQYAIAYTSYARGGPGVSLALTTDFRSFERLGVIMPPEDKDAALLPRKMGGFWALIHRPMTSLGTHMWISYSPDLRHWGSHKVMLEARRGGWWDANKIGLCSPPIETDKGWLVLYHGVRRTASGSIYRLGLALFDLEKPYLCLQRGDSWMFGPEAPYERGGDVKDVVFPCGQVIEPDGDTIRLYYGAGDSCIALATGSIRGLLAWLDANSSPNEPARE, from the coding sequence TTGTTCACGCGTCACTCTGGTAATCCCATCCTGAGCCGTAGCGATTGGCCGTATCCCATCAACAGTGTCTTCAATGCAGGAGCCGTACGACTGCCTGATGGCGAGGTCCTGTTGCTTTGCCGTGTGGAAGACAGAAGAGGCCTGTCGCACCTGTGCGCCGCTCGTTCCGTCAATGGAATCGACGGTTGGCGCATTGATGAGGAACCGACCCTGATGGCCAACCCTCGTGAGTATCCTGAGGAGATCTGGGGTATTGAAGATCCCAGAATTACCTACGTGCCTGAACTGGAGCAGTACGCCATTGCGTATACCTCCTACGCACGGGGCGGTCCTGGGGTCTCTCTCGCGTTGACGACAGACTTTCGGAGCTTCGAGCGTCTTGGCGTCATCATGCCGCCGGAAGATAAAGATGCTGCCTTGTTACCACGCAAGATGGGCGGCTTCTGGGCTCTCATCCACCGCCCAATGACAAGCCTTGGTACGCACATGTGGATCTCTTACTCTCCAGATCTACGACATTGGGGAAGCCACAAAGTCATGCTTGAGGCCCGGCGTGGAGGCTGGTGGGATGCCAACAAAATAGGTCTATGCTCTCCGCCGATTGAAACGGACAAGGGGTGGCTGGTGCTTTATCACGGAGTGCGAAGGACGGCATCGGGCAGTATCTATCGCCTGGGGCTCGCTCTATTTGATCTCGAAAAGCCCTATCTATGTCTTCAGCGAGGAGATTCCTGGATGTTTGGGCCTGAAGCTCCATACGAGCGGGGAGGCGATGTCAAAGATGTTGTTTTCCCTTGCGGTCAGGTCATAGAGCCGGATGGCGATACGATCCGCCTCTACTACGGTGCGGGCGACTCCTGCATCGCGTTAGCTACAGGCAGCATTCGTGGTCTTCTCGCATGGCTGGATGCCAACTCATCACCCAACGAGCCGGCGAGAGAGTAA
- a CDS encoding lipid-binding SYLF domain-containing protein: MKTISLLLVSAFLMANGSLWATTGRQDAIERLRMSSDVLHDIMEAPDKGIPEEVLGSARCIVVVPHLVKGGFIFGGKHGRGIASCRTASGWSAPAFVSIGGGSWGLQIGLEGVDLVMVVMNERGFQHLLSNKFQLSGDASAAAGPVGRHASAGTDWKLDSEILTYSRSRGAFAGITLEGAVVQHDSDSTKAIYGRERSFESILSGKVTAPQSTRGFMKAIAQTARAAEVSELKKDK, from the coding sequence ATGAAAACTATTTCTCTGCTCCTGGTTAGCGCCTTTCTAATGGCGAACGGAAGCCTCTGGGCTACAACCGGACGCCAGGACGCAATCGAGCGCCTGCGTATGTCCTCCGACGTACTTCACGACATCATGGAAGCTCCGGATAAGGGAATTCCGGAAGAAGTGTTAGGTAGTGCCAGGTGCATCGTGGTTGTGCCCCATCTGGTGAAAGGTGGCTTCATCTTTGGCGGTAAGCACGGCAGAGGCATCGCCTCCTGCCGTACGGCCTCTGGATGGAGTGCGCCGGCATTCGTCTCGATCGGCGGCGGTAGTTGGGGACTACAGATCGGGCTGGAGGGTGTAGACCTTGTCATGGTTGTAATGAATGAGCGGGGATTTCAGCACCTCTTGTCCAATAAATTTCAGCTCAGCGGAGATGCTTCCGCCGCCGCAGGTCCAGTGGGACGCCATGCTTCCGCGGGCACGGATTGGAAGCTTGACTCTGAGATTCTTACCTACTCCAGGTCACGGGGAGCCTTTGCGGGAATCACACTGGAAGGCGCTGTCGTACAGCACGACAGCGATTCGACGAAGGCTATCTACGGGCGCGAGCGCTCATTTGAGTCGATCCTGTCAGGCAAAGTCACCGCTCCACAATCTACTCGTGGCTTCATGAAGGCCATTGCTCAGACAGCTCGCGCGGCCGAAGTCTCTGAGCTCAAGAAAGACAAGTAG
- a CDS encoding winged helix-turn-helix domain-containing protein gives MNPETRLPPNDPTIRFGEYVIDPQSLCLLRGMDVIHTTAKQIELLALLLEAKGEVVSRITLMDRLWRNAEVEEHNITQTVFRLRCVLGKLPNGKEYIETIPRRGYRMSSASLAVLPLPSDPTSGKRGARSETDQGPAQRKIFTKIRSHRDAIVIPPSWSRTLSQLVFIFAILARGSRKRPSAGFSIGDEKR, from the coding sequence TTGAACCCAGAAACGAGACTGCCCCCGAACGACCCAACCATCCGCTTTGGAGAGTACGTCATTGATCCACAATCCTTGTGCCTGCTGCGAGGGATGGACGTCATTCATACCACAGCGAAACAGATTGAATTGCTTGCGCTGCTTCTTGAAGCAAAGGGGGAAGTGGTGAGTAGGATCACTCTGATGGACCGGCTATGGCGTAATGCTGAGGTGGAAGAGCACAACATTACACAAACAGTTTTTAGGCTCCGCTGCGTCTTAGGCAAATTGCCCAATGGCAAGGAATACATCGAGACCATCCCTCGACGCGGCTACCGCATGTCCTCGGCTTCGCTTGCAGTGTTACCGCTTCCTTCCGACCCGACGTCCGGGAAACGAGGAGCTAGATCTGAAACAGATCAAGGTCCCGCACAGCGCAAAATCTTCACAAAGATACGATCCCATCGTGATGCCATTGTTATTCCGCCCTCGTGGTCAAGAACTCTAAGCCAGCTCGTCTTCATTTTTGCGATCCTTGCGAGAGGTTCCCGGAAGCGTCCGAGTGCAGGATTCAGCATCGGAGATGAAAAACGCTGA
- a CDS encoding glycosyltransferase family 4 protein, with protein MRFPHDPIPLEGVALPLPTRIALIGNHLPRQCGIATFTADLSDAIASEYPDLGLFVIPVNDPDSAYQYPARVRLEITQEDESSYERAGDFLNFNGNDLVCLQHEYGIYGGAAGRYILTLLRRLKMPLVTTLHTVLREPDREQREVLDEIVFLSDRIIVMSEYAAGLLRDVYDVPAEKIDMIPHGVPDLPFSDPNYFKDLFGTEGKQVLLTFGLLSPNKGIENVIRALPRILEENKDVVYVVCGVTHPHVLRSEGERYRSGLQRLAEDLGVSSHVVFHNRFVNPEELFEHVGSADIYITPYRQEAQVVSGTLAIALGAGKAVISTPYWHAKELLAGDRGILVPFDNHEAIAGAVIGLLHDGAIRHAMRKRAYLYSRGTTWQKTAQAYIACFQRARIGRMLRPRPALSDLFAAKAMDLLPEFNSGHLQTMTDDTGILQHAIFTLPNYSEGYTTDDNARALIVTMRLNNSPLTSCEDYVALSRRYLAFLWLAFNEKSGRFRNFLSYGREWLEDVGSEDSHGRSLWALGSVLASTGDTGLRLAAGRLFEAASAIALSFTSPRAWAFSILGMQGYLEKFPGDRYVQSYRNELANRLLTIYEATRSKEWLWFEKTLAYSNARLSQALILAGDSSDNQRMVEAGLESLRWLLAEQHRGDEATFVPIGSRGFAFAAGMKARFDQQPIEACGTVSSCLLAYGITQQQQWLDEARSAFRWFLGENDLQIALYDPITGGCRDGLHPDRVNENQGAESTLSFLMALLDMQNFEITSSTHTHLEMSVPR; from the coding sequence ATGCGTTTCCCGCATGATCCAATTCCCCTGGAAGGCGTAGCGCTGCCCCTGCCCACGCGAATCGCTTTGATCGGCAATCATCTGCCGCGCCAATGTGGTATTGCGACCTTTACGGCAGACCTCAGCGATGCGATCGCGAGTGAGTATCCCGACCTGGGACTCTTCGTCATTCCAGTCAACGATCCGGATTCCGCATATCAGTACCCTGCTCGCGTGCGGCTGGAGATTACGCAGGAAGACGAGTCTTCCTATGAGCGCGCCGGCGACTTCCTGAACTTCAATGGGAACGATCTGGTTTGCCTGCAGCACGAGTACGGTATCTATGGCGGAGCGGCTGGACGATATATCCTCACGTTGCTCCGAAGGCTGAAAATGCCGCTGGTGACAACCCTTCACACGGTTCTTCGTGAACCGGATCGTGAACAGCGTGAGGTCCTGGATGAGATTGTTTTTCTTTCAGACCGGATAATCGTCATGAGTGAGTACGCCGCCGGCTTATTGCGTGATGTCTATGACGTGCCGGCTGAGAAGATCGACATGATTCCCCATGGAGTGCCGGATCTCCCGTTTTCTGATCCAAACTACTTCAAAGATCTGTTTGGGACCGAAGGGAAGCAGGTCTTACTGACGTTCGGGCTCCTCTCGCCGAATAAAGGCATTGAGAACGTCATTCGCGCTCTTCCACGGATTCTTGAAGAAAACAAAGACGTAGTCTACGTTGTCTGCGGCGTTACCCACCCTCATGTCCTGCGATCGGAAGGGGAGCGCTACAGAAGTGGCTTACAGCGGCTGGCGGAAGATCTGGGCGTTTCGTCCCATGTCGTATTTCATAACCGCTTTGTCAATCCTGAAGAGCTCTTTGAGCATGTTGGCTCCGCGGATATCTACATCACGCCGTACCGGCAAGAAGCGCAGGTCGTCTCCGGAACGCTCGCAATCGCTCTGGGCGCAGGCAAAGCCGTTATCTCTACGCCGTATTGGCATGCTAAGGAGCTTCTCGCTGGGGACCGCGGCATACTGGTTCCATTCGATAACCACGAAGCTATCGCGGGAGCAGTAATCGGCCTGTTGCATGATGGCGCGATCCGCCACGCAATGCGCAAGCGGGCTTACCTTTACTCGCGCGGCACAACATGGCAGAAGACAGCACAGGCTTATATAGCGTGCTTTCAGCGCGCTCGTATCGGGCGTATGTTGCGGCCACGTCCTGCACTCTCTGATCTTTTCGCTGCGAAGGCGATGGACCTACTGCCGGAATTCAATAGTGGCCATCTGCAGACGATGACCGACGATACCGGCATCCTGCAACACGCCATCTTCACTCTTCCAAACTACAGTGAAGGCTACACGACGGATGACAACGCCCGGGCACTGATTGTCACCATGCGGCTCAACAATTCTCCGTTGACAAGCTGCGAGGACTACGTTGCCCTGTCACGGCGGTACCTTGCGTTTCTGTGGCTTGCATTCAATGAAAAGAGCGGCAGGTTCAGAAACTTCCTCAGCTATGGCAGAGAGTGGTTGGAGGATGTCGGCTCTGAAGATAGCCACGGACGTTCGTTGTGGGCATTAGGATCAGTCTTGGCGAGTACGGGGGACACCGGGCTTCGCCTGGCGGCGGGGCGGCTTTTTGAAGCTGCTTCAGCAATTGCTCTTTCATTCACAAGTCCTCGGGCGTGGGCGTTTTCCATCTTGGGCATGCAAGGTTACCTGGAGAAGTTTCCAGGAGACCGTTATGTGCAAAGCTACCGCAACGAGCTCGCGAATCGTCTGCTGACGATCTATGAAGCCACTCGCAGCAAGGAGTGGCTCTGGTTTGAGAAGACTCTCGCCTATTCGAATGCCAGGTTGTCCCAGGCCCTCATTCTTGCAGGAGACAGTAGTGACAATCAGAGGATGGTGGAAGCGGGATTGGAATCCCTGCGTTGGCTTCTTGCAGAGCAGCACCGAGGCGACGAAGCCACCTTTGTTCCGATTGGCTCAAGAGGGTTTGCGTTTGCCGCCGGCATGAAGGCACGTTTCGATCAACAACCGATTGAGGCGTGTGGCACAGTCTCTTCGTGCCTGCTTGCTTACGGGATAACGCAGCAGCAGCAATGGCTTGATGAAGCAAGATCCGCCTTCCGCTGGTTCCTTGGAGAGAACGACCTGCAGATTGCGCTTTACGACCCAATTACCGGCGGCTGCCGGGACGGGCTGCATCCAGACCGCGTCAATGAAAACCAGGGGGCTGAATCAACCCTGTCGTTCCTCATGGCTCTTCTCGATATGCAGAACTTTGAGATCACAAGCTCCACCCACACGCATCTGGAAATGAGTGTTCCCCGTTGA
- a CDS encoding TIGR03435 family protein — protein MEYPARALYVMTSMKKLSSISGRFLSMTACFGLVVIAAACRAQSVNPPQFDVISIHEEPPLPSMFQWRVNFEGDRYEAKGHTVEDLLCFAYATTKDRISSLPPWAQTVRYSIQATTSTELAEQLSHSEADKRLSVHRQLVQELLHSRFGLSLHNEKKPSTVYFLQADKGGVKLRASDKEISSAANLPSLSDSSYPVRLDMNGPGEVHARNMPLSALVNLLSKELQKPVADQTGLTGSYSFDLIWASDMGNAISAMTHGYAVPHVRHGDAGVDLFTAVREQLGLQLRSGKGSVDVLVVDHVQRPTEN, from the coding sequence ATGGAATACCCCGCACGCGCGTTGTATGTGATGACTTCCATGAAAAAGCTGAGTTCTATCTCGGGTCGTTTTCTGTCAATGACAGCCTGTTTCGGGCTGGTAGTCATTGCTGCTGCATGCAGAGCGCAGTCTGTTAATCCGCCACAGTTCGACGTGATCTCTATCCATGAGGAGCCGCCGCTCCCATCCATGTTTCAATGGCGGGTCAACTTCGAAGGGGATCGGTACGAAGCAAAAGGACACACCGTAGAAGACCTGCTCTGTTTTGCCTACGCGACGACGAAGGATCGGATCTCCTCCCTGCCTCCATGGGCGCAAACGGTACGTTATAGCATCCAGGCAACCACCTCGACAGAGCTTGCAGAGCAACTGAGCCATAGCGAGGCTGATAAGCGGCTGAGTGTGCATCGGCAGCTTGTTCAGGAACTGTTGCATAGCCGCTTCGGGCTCTCTTTACATAACGAGAAGAAGCCATCGACGGTTTATTTTCTGCAGGCAGACAAAGGCGGCGTTAAGCTCAGGGCGAGTGATAAGGAGATCTCCAGCGCAGCCAACCTGCCTTCCTTATCAGATTCCTCCTATCCGGTTCGACTCGACATGAACGGACCTGGTGAAGTACACGCACGGAACATGCCGCTATCAGCGCTGGTGAATCTTTTGAGCAAGGAATTGCAAAAACCGGTCGCGGATCAGACCGGTTTGACCGGTTCTTATAGCTTTGACCTGATATGGGCCTCCGATATGGGAAATGCCATATCCGCAATGACACATGGCTACGCAGTTCCTCACGTAAGACATGGTGATGCGGGAGTCGATCTGTTTACGGCGGTTCGTGAGCAGTTAGGTCTCCAGTTGCGATCTGGAAAGGGCTCTGTCGATGTACTTGTAGTGGATCATGTTCAACGCCCTACTGAAAATTAG
- a CDS encoding response regulator has protein sequence MSSARASLLIVDDDSLLRVSLSQIFSGMDYEVRSAEDGLSALCEIDRKIPAIILSDLYMPRLSGFDFLAEVRSRFPSIMLIAMSASFFASDGVVADAFYEKGPVSGHCSRSCMT, from the coding sequence ATGTCCTCTGCAAGAGCAAGCCTTCTCATCGTCGACGATGACTCATTGCTTCGAGTTTCTCTGTCGCAGATTTTCAGCGGAATGGACTATGAGGTTCGATCCGCGGAAGATGGACTTTCCGCACTATGCGAGATCGATCGGAAGATTCCGGCGATCATCCTTTCAGATCTCTATATGCCCAGATTGTCCGGATTTGACTTCTTGGCCGAGGTTCGCAGCAGGTTTCCTTCGATCATGCTAATCGCAATGAGTGCTTCGTTTTTTGCATCGGACGGAGTAGTCGCGGACGCTTTCTATGAAAAGGGGCCGGTCTCAGGCCATTGCTCAAGATCATGCATGACATGA
- a CDS encoding acyl-CoA desaturase, translated as MRLPFASRDRTFTQPVVWVTSLIFVALHAGAIAALFFFTTKAFLIAMCLWWVAGSLGIGIGYHRLLTHRSFKTSKWAEYCLTICATLALEGGPIFWVATHRKHHQNTDKEGDPHSPNDGAIWSHIGWLVTGQTMHNDSSNLLPLVPDLRKDRFHVWISRWHWLPIVGLSAVLILVGGLPFLLWGIFFRTVLGLHSTWLVNSATHMWGSRRFDTADTSRNSFWVAVLTFGEGWHNNHHAHPQSSRHGLTWYEIDFNWYGIVLLQKLGLAWDVKTCSLPDASHSEATEAQEEGTIHLPAHIGT; from the coding sequence ATGCGTCTCCCCTTCGCGAGCCGAGACAGAACATTTACCCAACCCGTCGTTTGGGTGACCAGCCTGATATTCGTCGCACTCCACGCCGGGGCGATTGCAGCTCTCTTTTTTTTCACTACCAAGGCCTTCCTGATTGCTATGTGCCTTTGGTGGGTTGCAGGAAGCCTGGGAATCGGCATTGGATATCACCGACTGCTCACACATCGTAGTTTCAAGACTTCTAAATGGGCTGAGTACTGCCTCACCATCTGCGCAACCCTGGCCCTTGAGGGCGGGCCGATCTTCTGGGTGGCAACACATCGCAAACATCATCAGAACACCGACAAAGAAGGCGATCCGCATTCCCCTAACGATGGAGCCATCTGGTCACACATTGGGTGGCTGGTGACAGGACAAACGATGCACAACGACTCCTCCAATCTTCTTCCATTGGTTCCGGACCTGCGAAAAGATCGGTTCCATGTGTGGATCAGCCGATGGCATTGGCTTCCGATCGTAGGTCTCAGTGCCGTTCTTATCCTTGTCGGTGGACTGCCGTTCTTGCTGTGGGGAATTTTCTTCCGGACCGTCCTTGGTCTGCATTCCACGTGGCTGGTGAACTCCGCGACGCACATGTGGGGATCTCGTCGTTTCGATACCGCCGACACATCGAGAAACAGCTTTTGGGTCGCAGTACTTACCTTCGGTGAAGGCTGGCACAACAACCACCATGCTCACCCTCAATCGTCGCGCCACGGGCTCACATGGTATGAAATCGACTTTAATTGGTACGGTATCGTCCTTTTGCAAAAATTGGGCCTGGCCTGGGATGTCAAAACATGTTCCCTTCCCGATGCGTCTCATAGCGAAGCCACAGAGGCCCAGGAAGAGGGGACAATTCACCTACCCGCGCACATCGGAACATAG
- a CDS encoding Crp/Fnr family transcriptional regulator, which yields MAAFENARFDVAVFLTNAGLGRKIVQVKAGRNLFSQGDAADDVFYLQKGRAKLTVVSTRGKEATITLLSPGDFVGEEALADSKGLRMATAIAITTCTVLRIKREEMIRVIHEEHAFSDLFLKFLLARSMRTQADLVDQLFNSSEKRLARILLLMAEFGRPGEPEMLIPPITQETLAEMIGTTRSRVSFFMNRFRKLGFIEYNGRIRVHKSLLNVVLYDRLSPHNAESAPIALAKPAKTRMAPAPRDEQM from the coding sequence ATGGCAGCATTTGAGAATGCGAGGTTTGACGTGGCTGTCTTTTTAACAAACGCCGGTTTAGGACGAAAGATTGTTCAAGTGAAGGCCGGGCGTAATCTTTTTTCTCAGGGAGATGCGGCGGACGACGTTTTTTATCTTCAGAAAGGGCGGGCAAAGCTAACTGTCGTTTCGACACGTGGCAAGGAGGCGACGATTACCCTTCTGTCTCCCGGAGATTTTGTCGGGGAGGAGGCTCTTGCAGACAGCAAGGGACTGCGGATGGCAACGGCAATTGCGATCACGACGTGCACAGTTCTCAGGATCAAGCGGGAAGAGATGATCCGTGTGATTCATGAGGAGCACGCCTTCTCCGACCTTTTCCTGAAGTTTCTGCTTGCCCGCAGCATGCGAACCCAGGCCGATCTCGTCGATCAGCTCTTCAATTCCAGCGAAAAGCGCCTGGCTCGGATTTTGCTATTGATGGCGGAGTTCGGAAGACCGGGCGAGCCCGAAATGCTGATTCCACCTATCACGCAGGAAACACTGGCGGAGATGATCGGAACGACACGATCTCGCGTCAGCTTCTTTATGAACCGTTTCCGCAAGCTTGGATTCATTGAGTACAACGGCCGCATCCGGGTACACAAGTCGCTGCTCAATGTTGTTCTGTATGACCGGCTATCGCCGCATAATGCAGAATCTGCGCCAATTGCACTTGCCAAGCCTGCAAAAACAAGGATGGCGCCCGCACCAAGGGATGAACAAATGTGA